The Candidatus Manganitrophaceae bacterium sequence TTGAGGAGTATACTGTCGATGCGACTCTCGATATGGCCGTGCTCGTCGCTGAATACAGCCCTTTGTGGAATACTGCTGAAAAAGCAGGATCTTCTATCAACCTCGACCCCCCTGATGAGATGCACCTTCTACATGATCAAACAGCCGTGATTGCCAGGAAGATCAATCCGGACTACTTTCTGATCATGGGTCTGAAATCTAAAAAAGGGATAGGGAAAGGCCGTTTCCTCGTAACCCTTGCGGCGGCAGCCATCGAAGAGGAGTTGTAAGCATGGTCCGTATCCTGGTACTGCATGGGCCAAACTTGAACTTACTGGGCAAGCGAGAGACAGAACGATATGGCCTTGTTTCTCTTGAGGAGATCAACAAACAACTGATGGCTCTGGCCAAAGCCCAGGGGGTCACTCTTAAGACCTATCAATCGAATTCCGAAGGGGCTCTGGTTGATCGCATTCAAGACGCCGCAGGAAAATTTGATGCCATCGTCATCAACCCGGCAGCCTACACCCACACCAGCATTGCTATTCGGGATGCAATTCTTGCAGTCGAGATCCCAACCGTAGAGGTCCATTTATCCAACATCCATGACCGGGAGGATTTTAGGCTTACCTCATTTATTGCCGATGTTGCCATTGGTCAGATCTCAGGGTTTGGCCCTCAAAGCTATCTCCTCGGGGTGTTGGGGGCGATTAGTCATCTTCAGGGAGGCGAAAAACTCACCTCCCCCCACGCCGTTGCAACAGGATAGGACAAAGTGCTCGGGACAAGTGATTTCAGGGGAGGACTCAAGCTGGAACTCGACGGAGATCCTTACATGATCGTCGAGTGTCAGCATGTGAAGCCGGGCAAAGGAGGCGCCTTCGTTCGAACCAAATTAAAAAATTTAAAGACGGGAAATCTTCTCGAAAAGACCTTTCGGCCAGGTGAGAAATTTAACGCGCCCGATCTCGTCGAACGAGAGATGCAGTTTTTGTATCAGCAAGGAGACGAATATCACTTCATGGATAGCGAGACCTACGAGCAGCTTTTCCTCGTTCCTGCGCAGTTGGGGTCTTCTAAAGATTTTCTCAAAGAAAACATGATTGCCAAGATCTTATTTTATCGCGGAAAGCCGATGAGTGTTGAACTTCCCGTATTTGTAGAGCTCAGAATTGTCGAGACAGAACCAGGCGTCCGTGGTGATACTGCAACGGGGGGAACAAAACTGGCGAAACTGGAATCAGGCGGCACGGTGAAAGTCCCCTTATTTATGGAGGAAGGAACCCTCGTTAAAGTCGATACGCGTACAGGAAGTTATATTGAACGTGTAAAGTAGGTGTAACGATACAGATAGGGAACCTGCCTATGGATCTAAAAGAGATAAAGGACTTGATCGCGTTATTGAACGAAATGGCCCTCACCGAGATCGAGGTGGAGGAAGCCGGAAGGCGAATTCGCATCCGGAAAGACGCCCCCATGATCGCTCAACATCTTTCTCCATTGCAACCTGAACCCACGCAAGAAACACCCGCCTTGACCGAAAAAGAGGAAGAGAGGGAAAACTTCACCTTCGTTACCTCCCCGATTGTCGGCACCTTCTATAAAGCCACTTCTCCCGATGCCAACCCCTACGTGGGCATCGGAGATACAGTAAGGAAGGGTCAGACCCTCTGTATCGTTGAGGCGATGAAGCTGATGAATGAGATCGAGGCGGATGTCGACGGGAAAATCATCGCGATTCTGGCAGAAGATGGGGCTTCTGTCGAATATGGTGAGGCTCTCTACAAGATCGAACCCGCCTAAGCTTGATGCGCTCGTAAAAAGTCGTCACTCCTGCTTACCGGGGTCCATCAAAAAGACAACACCCTGCGGAAGGCTGTATTTCAGCTTTCACAGAAATAGCCGAAACAACCTTTTTGGAGAATCCCGTCCTGGAAGGGCAGGGATTGCGCTTACTCTACGTGTTCAAACTTTTTATGAGGACGTCATTTT is a genomic window containing:
- the aroQ gene encoding type II 3-dehydroquinate dehydratase, with protein sequence MVRILVLHGPNLNLLGKRETERYGLVSLEEINKQLMALAKAQGVTLKTYQSNSEGALVDRIQDAAGKFDAIVINPAAYTHTSIAIRDAILAVEIPTVEVHLSNIHDREDFRLTSFIADVAIGQISGFGPQSYLLGVLGAISHLQGGEKLTSPHAVATG
- the accB gene encoding acetyl-CoA carboxylase biotin carboxyl carrier protein encodes the protein MDLKEIKDLIALLNEMALTEIEVEEAGRRIRIRKDAPMIAQHLSPLQPEPTQETPALTEKEEERENFTFVTSPIVGTFYKATSPDANPYVGIGDTVRKGQTLCIVEAMKLMNEIEADVDGKIIAILAEDGASVEYGEALYKIEPA
- the efp gene encoding elongation factor P; this encodes MLGTSDFRGGLKLELDGDPYMIVECQHVKPGKGGAFVRTKLKNLKTGNLLEKTFRPGEKFNAPDLVEREMQFLYQQGDEYHFMDSETYEQLFLVPAQLGSSKDFLKENMIAKILFYRGKPMSVELPVFVELRIVETEPGVRGDTATGGTKLAKLESGGTVKVPLFMEEGTLVKVDTRTGSYIERVK